Proteins encoded by one window of Streptomyces uncialis:
- a CDS encoding helix-turn-helix domain-containing protein: MPDSNDAYIGARIAEQRRLAHLTQRGLAASAHVSHSLLSKVESGHRPASPALVAACARALGIESSVLAGQPFSGEQREDRFDAPVAAIRASLENWDIPLEDVTPPRPLQDIAVDVELLGDHRRSANYLKTALDAPRLIDELVESSHQGEGRHKERAHRLLAYTYRCVHDVAYNLGHIDLGSSILSRMGFSAERSGDPYMVLLTSYLRAQSCFNTGRHEVGLRLMSRALADVEQDARRGNRSALCVQGNLRLRSAMLAARSRPAGKSQADNARAQWNEAWDTAKLLKGDVQNYVMSFGPTNTRIHQVAIEVELGNYGSAVKASENLRFPDEFRGAYPDRVGHHYIDLSRAQLWTGDRSAAFASLREARSVAPQQTRYHPHVRETVHTLRRADRAQSESLSNYARWLGL, encoded by the coding sequence ATGCCCGACAGCAATGACGCATACATCGGCGCACGCATCGCGGAGCAGCGCAGACTCGCGCACCTCACACAGCGCGGTCTCGCTGCGTCAGCTCATGTTTCTCACAGCTTGCTCAGCAAAGTGGAGAGCGGTCACAGGCCCGCTTCACCCGCCCTGGTCGCGGCCTGCGCCCGCGCATTGGGTATCGAAAGCAGCGTCCTGGCAGGGCAGCCATTCTCGGGCGAGCAGCGCGAAGACCGTTTCGACGCTCCTGTCGCCGCCATTCGCGCCAGTCTGGAGAACTGGGATATCCCGCTCGAAGACGTGACTCCCCCACGTCCGCTCCAAGACATCGCCGTGGACGTCGAACTCCTCGGTGATCACCGGCGCTCCGCGAACTACCTCAAGACGGCGCTCGACGCCCCCCGACTCATCGACGAGTTGGTCGAGTCGTCGCACCAGGGTGAGGGGCGGCACAAAGAGCGCGCGCATCGGCTGCTCGCATACACCTATCGCTGCGTGCACGATGTCGCCTACAACCTGGGGCACATCGATCTGGGCAGCAGCATCCTGTCCCGGATGGGCTTCAGCGCGGAGCGGTCCGGCGATCCGTACATGGTCCTCCTCACGTCCTATTTGCGCGCCCAGTCGTGCTTCAACACCGGCCGTCATGAGGTGGGACTGCGGTTGATGAGCCGTGCGCTCGCCGACGTGGAGCAGGATGCGCGGCGTGGGAACCGGTCGGCTCTCTGCGTCCAGGGCAATCTCCGACTGCGATCGGCGATGCTGGCCGCGAGGAGCCGTCCGGCCGGGAAGTCGCAGGCGGACAACGCGCGGGCCCAGTGGAACGAGGCATGGGATACCGCGAAGCTGCTCAAGGGGGACGTGCAGAACTATGTGATGTCGTTCGGCCCCACCAACACGCGCATCCATCAAGTCGCCATAGAGGTCGAGCTCGGCAACTACGGGAGTGCCGTCAAGGCATCCGAGAACCTGCGGTTTCCCGACGAGTTCCGGGGCGCTTATCCGGATCGGGTCGGCCATCACTACATCGACTTGAGCCGTGCCCAGTTGTGGACGGGAGACCGGTCTGCCGCGTTCGCGTCGCTTCGCGAAGCCCGCTCGGTCGCACCGCAGCAGACGCGGTATCACCCGCACGTACGGGAAACCGTTCATACGCTGCGCCGCGCGGACCGGGCCCAGAGCGAATCCTTGTCGAACTACGCACGCTGGCTGGGTCTTTAG